A genomic stretch from Bacteroidales bacterium includes:
- a CDS encoding DUF4199 domain-containing protein, with translation MNYLKTIMNVGAILGLALVVPHIIFYLLGITFEYYYTGLFIQFVVLLAGLIISGKYIRKELFEEYVSYGKIFGASLLVLLFSSIIYSFYKFVLFSIIDPGLMNQYFEFVDNKILETQDNLLRLGMSEDKIEKMTMGLIDNMEQVKNETTPFTIAKSEIFNITFWGGLLSLITSIFIKREKSVFDTE, from the coding sequence ATGAATTACTTAAAAACAATTATGAATGTTGGTGCAATTCTTGGACTTGCATTGGTTGTGCCTCATATTATTTTTTATTTATTGGGAATTACGTTTGAATATTATTATACAGGATTATTTATTCAATTCGTAGTTTTATTAGCTGGATTAATTATAAGTGGAAAATATATTCGTAAAGAACTTTTCGAAGAATATGTTTCATACGGAAAAATATTTGGTGCAAGTTTACTGGTTTTATTATTTTCTTCAATAATTTATTCTTTTTACAAATTTGTTTTGTTTAGTATTATTGACCCCGGACTAATGAACCAATATTTTGAGTTTGTAGATAATAAAATATTAGAAACTCAGGATAATTTGCTACGACTTGGTATGTCGGAAGATAAAATTGAAAAAATGACTATGGGACTGATTGATAATATGGAACAAGTTAAAAATGAAACTACGCCATTTACCATAGCAAAATCTGAAATATTTAATATTACTTTCTGGGGTGGTTTACTTTCTTTGATTACCTCAATATTTATTAAACGAGAAAAAAGTGTTTTTGATACAGAATAA